A genomic window from Brassica oleracea var. oleracea cultivar TO1000 chromosome C8, BOL, whole genome shotgun sequence includes:
- the LOC106312690 gene encoding protein LAZ1 homolog 2: protein MGESETNTYRDLHFPALLVGGSFAAVAICLSLFLILQHLRYYTNPSEQKWIVPVLFMVPVYATESIISLSNAKLSLPCDILRNCYEAFALYSFGSYLVACLGGERRVVELLEDESREPLLEGEENKSEKKTKKTQKQRNPLWKFLCEPYVLGPELFVIEKFGLVQYMILKTFCAFLAFLLELLGVYGDGEFKWYYGYPYIEVVLNFSQMWALFCLVQFYNVTHERLKEIKPLAKFISFKAIVFATWWQGFGIALLCYYGVLPKEGRFQNALQDFLICIEMAIAAVAHIFVFPVEPYHYIPVSECGKITRTKTTEVKLDESGGVVEKKETHVEASGTSIKESVQDIVMDGGQHVVKDVVLTINQAMGPVEKGVTKIQEKLLDSDGKEEEKAEVTVGTSVEKKDQ from the exons ATGGGAGAAAGCGAGACAAATACGTACAGAGATCTACATTTTCCGGCTTTACTGGTCGGAGGTTCTTTCGCCGCCGTCGCAATATGTCTCTCCCTTTTCCTTATCCTCCAGCACCTCCGTTACTACACCAACCCCTCT GAGCAAAAATGGATTGTTCCTGTTTTGTTTATGGTCCCTGTTTACGCCACTGAATCT ATAATTTCCTTGTCCAATGCAAAACTCTCACTGCCTTGTGACATTTTGAGAAATTGCTATGAGGCTTTCGCTTTGTACTCCTTTGGAAGTTACTTGGTCGCTTGTCTAG GTGGTGAAAGAAGAGTTGTTGAATTGCTCGAAGATGAATCAAGAGAACCATTACTAGAAGGAGAAGAGAATAAGAGTGAGAAGAAGACAAAGAAGACGCAGAAGCAGAGGAATCCATTATGGAAGTTCTTGTGTGAACCATATGTCTTGGGTCCTGAGCTCTTTGTCATAGAGAAGTTCGGTCTTGTCCAATAT ATGATCCTCAAAACCTTTTGTGCATTCTTGGCATTTTTGTTGGAGCTTCTCGGTGTTTATGGTGATGGTGAATTCAAATGGTATTACGG ATATCCATACATAGAGGTGGTGCTAAACTTCAGCCAGATGTGGGCTCTCTTCTGCCTAGTCCAGTTCTACAACGTGACTCACGAACGCCTTAAAGAAATCAAACCCTTGGCCAAGTTCATCAGCTTCAAGGCCATCGTCTTTGCCACTTGGTGGCAAGGCTTCGGCATCGCGCTGCTTTGCTACTACGGCGTGCTTCCAAAAGAAGGAAGGTTCCAGAACGCACTGCAAGATTTTCTCATTTGCATCGAGATGGCCATAGCAGCGGTGGCGCATATCTTTGTTTTCCCAGTTGAGCCTTACCACTACATCCCGGTCTCAGAGTGCGGTAAAATCACGAGGACGAAGACGACGGAGGTTAAGCTAGACGAAAGTGGCGGTGTTGTTGAGAAGAAGGAGACTCATGTTGAAGCATCGGGGACGAGTATTAAGGAGAGTGTACAGGATATAGTTATGGATGGTGGTCAGCATGTTGTCAAGGATGTGGTTCTGACGATAAACCAAGCGATGGGACCGGTTGAGAAGGGTGTGACGAAGATTCAGGAGAAGCTTTTGGATTCGGATGGTAAGGAAGAAGAAAAAGCAGAAGTGACCGTTGGGACTTCTGTGGAGAAAAAAGATCAATGA